One window from the genome of Dyadobacter sp. CECT 9275 encodes:
- the clpB gene encoding ATP-dependent chaperone ClpB, which yields MNFNQYTIKAQEVIQHAAQMAQGNQQQAIETGHVLKSILEEDPNTAQFLLNKLNISADVLTSRLEKVIDAYPRVSGGQPYLGNDLAAATGKAQSFLKEFGDEFVSIELILLGILSGKDAAASLMKEVGFNEKALISAIKELRGKNNPVKDQNAEAKYRSLERYSKNLNELAKAGKIDPVIGRDEEIRRVLQILSRRTKNNPILLGEPGVGKTAIVEGLAQRIVQGDVPENLKTKIIVSLDMGLLIAGAKYKGEFEERLKAVIKEVTDSDGELILFIDEIHTLIGAGGGGESAMDAANLLKPALARGELHAIGATTLKEYQKYMEKDKALERRFQAVMVDEPTVPDAISILRGIKEKYELHHGVRIQDDAVIAAVELSNRYISDRFLPDKAIDLMDEAASKLRLEMDSVPEELDELNRRIMQLEIEREAIRRENNKDKETVLNKEIADLSESRNTLKAQWENEKGKVNEVRTLKEQTEQLRLEAEQAERAGDFGKVAEIRYGRIPEVQAKLQELQKAEGEASLMQEEITPEDIAEVVAKWTGIPVSKMLQSDREKLLQLEGHLHQRVAGQNEAIEVVSDAVRRSRAGLQDAKKPIGSFLFLGPTGVGKTELAKTLAEYLFNDENSMVRIDMSEYQERHAVSRLVGAPPGYVGYDEGGQLTEAVRRKPYSVILLDEIEKAHPDVWNILLQVLDEGRLTDNKGRVANFKNTIIIMTSNIGSHIIQEKFAEDEGWNHTLVVEETKQAVLDLLKASVRPEFLNRIDEIVLFEPLTLRNIRKIVDIQFKGIQKLLQEQGITLDATDEALTKLGEDGFDPAFGARPLKRVLQRKILNELSKGILSGHVAKDSVIMMEINSNGDLIFENVGNVEI from the coding sequence ATGAATTTTAACCAATATACCATCAAGGCGCAGGAGGTGATCCAGCATGCTGCGCAAATGGCACAGGGCAATCAGCAGCAGGCCATTGAAACGGGCCATGTGCTGAAATCCATACTGGAAGAGGACCCTAATACTGCGCAGTTTTTATTGAATAAGCTGAACATCAGTGCTGACGTTTTGACGAGCCGACTTGAAAAAGTGATAGACGCTTATCCAAGGGTAAGTGGAGGGCAGCCTTATTTGGGGAATGACCTCGCAGCAGCCACGGGTAAAGCACAATCGTTTCTTAAAGAATTTGGTGATGAGTTTGTAAGTATAGAACTTATACTCCTGGGTATATTGAGCGGAAAGGATGCCGCGGCTTCGCTCATGAAGGAAGTGGGATTTAACGAAAAGGCATTGATTAGTGCCATTAAAGAACTTAGAGGAAAAAACAACCCTGTGAAAGATCAAAATGCAGAGGCTAAATACCGCTCACTAGAGCGCTATAGCAAAAATTTGAATGAGCTGGCAAAGGCCGGCAAGATTGACCCGGTGATCGGAAGGGACGAGGAAATCAGGCGTGTACTACAGATCCTCAGCCGGAGGACTAAAAACAATCCGATTCTTTTGGGAGAACCTGGTGTCGGTAAAACGGCCATTGTGGAAGGCCTTGCGCAGCGGATTGTACAGGGAGATGTACCCGAAAACCTCAAAACCAAAATTATTGTCTCCCTGGATATGGGGCTGCTCATTGCGGGAGCTAAATACAAAGGAGAGTTTGAGGAAAGATTGAAAGCGGTTATCAAGGAAGTGACCGATTCCGATGGGGAACTGATCCTGTTCATTGATGAAATCCATACCCTGATCGGCGCCGGTGGCGGTGGTGAAAGTGCTATGGACGCTGCCAATTTACTCAAACCGGCACTGGCCCGCGGAGAGTTACACGCCATTGGTGCAACCACGCTGAAGGAGTATCAGAAATACATGGAAAAGGATAAAGCGCTGGAGCGTCGTTTTCAGGCGGTGATGGTAGACGAGCCTACTGTACCCGACGCGATCAGTATCCTGCGGGGTATCAAGGAAAAATACGAGCTCCACCATGGCGTGCGTATCCAGGACGATGCCGTCATTGCGGCCGTAGAACTTTCCAACCGTTATATCAGTGATCGTTTCCTGCCCGACAAGGCAATTGACCTCATGGATGAAGCGGCTTCAAAGCTTCGTTTGGAAATGGACAGTGTCCCCGAAGAACTGGATGAACTGAACCGGCGTATCATGCAGCTGGAAATTGAGAGAGAGGCTATTCGCCGGGAAAATAATAAAGACAAGGAAACGGTTCTGAACAAGGAGATTGCAGATCTCAGCGAAAGCCGGAACACTTTAAAAGCACAATGGGAAAATGAAAAAGGGAAGGTAAATGAAGTGCGTACCCTTAAAGAGCAGACGGAACAGCTAAGGCTCGAGGCCGAACAGGCGGAGCGTGCCGGTGATTTCGGAAAAGTTGCCGAAATACGCTACGGACGTATACCGGAAGTGCAGGCAAAACTTCAGGAACTGCAAAAGGCAGAAGGAGAAGCGAGCCTGATGCAGGAAGAAATCACGCCGGAGGATATTGCGGAGGTGGTAGCCAAATGGACGGGTATCCCGGTGAGCAAAATGCTTCAGAGCGACAGGGAGAAACTCTTACAGCTGGAAGGGCATCTGCATCAGCGTGTAGCTGGGCAGAATGAAGCGATTGAGGTGGTATCCGATGCGGTGCGCAGAAGCCGGGCCGGGTTGCAGGATGCAAAAAAACCGATCGGAAGTTTTCTGTTCCTGGGACCTACAGGTGTTGGTAAAACCGAACTGGCCAAAACACTTGCAGAGTATCTGTTCAACGATGAAAACTCAATGGTGCGTATTGATATGAGCGAATACCAGGAGCGTCATGCAGTAAGCCGTCTGGTGGGAGCACCTCCGGGATATGTGGGTTATGATGAAGGCGGGCAGCTTACCGAAGCCGTGCGCAGAAAACCGTACAGCGTCATTCTGCTGGATGAAATTGAAAAAGCGCATCCCGATGTTTGGAATATATTACTGCAGGTACTGGATGAAGGACGGCTGACGGATAATAAAGGACGTGTGGCAAATTTCAAAAACACGATTATCATCATGACGTCTAACATTGGAAGCCACATCATTCAGGAGAAATTTGCGGAGGATGAAGGCTGGAATCATACTTTGGTTGTGGAGGAAACCAAGCAGGCCGTCCTGGATTTGCTGAAAGCTTCGGTGAGGCCCGAGTTCCTTAACAGGATCGATGAGATCGTTCTGTTTGAACCGCTCACCTTGAGAAACATCCGTAAAATTGTGGATATCCAGTTCAAAGGGATTCAGAAACTTTTGCAGGAGCAAGGAATTACATTGGACGCAACGGATGAAGCACTCACCAAGCTGGGCGAAGACGGATTTGATCCCGCGTTTGGAGCGCGGCCACTGAAAAGGGTTTTGCAGCGTAAGATACTCAATGAGTTATCGAAAGGTATACTCAGCGGACACGTGGCGAAGGATTCTGTTATCATGATGGAGATCAACAGCAACGGTGACCTCATTTTTGAGAACGTAGGAAATGTAGAGATATAA
- a CDS encoding type 1 glutamine amidotransferase domain-containing protein, with translation MEQSSGIFKIAILVADGFEQVELTCPVKVLSQTGATIHVISPHKDAVKSWNKVDWGETHRVDVPLAMARPDYYDALLLPGGMMSTDALRTNRIAVDFVRHFFEAGKPVAAICHGPQILIDADVVIGRMLTSNASIRLDLENAGAIWLDGEVVVNNGLITSRTTDDLPAFTRQIMKEFNLEVLPSA, from the coding sequence ATGGAACAGTCGTCTGGTATCTTCAAAATTGCAATCCTGGTCGCAGATGGTTTCGAACAGGTTGAACTCACTTGCCCGGTAAAGGTTTTAAGCCAGACGGGGGCAACTATTCATGTAATCTCCCCTCATAAAGATGCTGTTAAAAGCTGGAATAAGGTTGACTGGGGTGAAACACATCGTGTAGATGTGCCGCTAGCAATGGCCCGCCCGGACTATTACGACGCGCTGTTACTGCCAGGAGGTATGATGAGTACTGATGCTTTGAGAACGAATAGAATCGCTGTGGACTTTGTCAGGCATTTTTTTGAAGCCGGGAAGCCGGTAGCAGCTATTTGCCACGGACCGCAAATACTCATTGATGCTGACGTGGTTATTGGCCGGATGCTTACTTCCAATGCCTCTATCAGGCTCGATCTGGAAAACGCCGGGGCTATATGGCTGGATGGCGAAGTGGTTGTGAACAACGGCTTAATTACCAGCAGAACAACCGACGATCTGCCCGCGTTCACCAGGCAGATCATGAAAGAATTTAATCTGGAGGTGCTTCCATCCGCATGA
- a CDS encoding ATP-binding cassette domain-containing protein, with amino-acid sequence MSFVSFQNVFVRKYDSIVLSDLTWNIEDGENWAIVGPTGSGKTTLLETLVGKWPVWKGKIAYGWGTALRETVELVANDYSFNRIVSAGAEYYQQRFHAYEAERAPSVRAILTDQLKPVGTIDENSVTLAPSKVDPASLERVSELLSITHLLDHPFVTLSNGETRRMLLAKSLLKRPKLLLLDNAFAGLDVHSREVLREALQKLTKEGVRVVMATTATEIPDCITNVLEITKGTVSHVYTAEKYKAIAQGTEHLPQPDLVKLKDFGAPAHSDFEYAVDLRNITVKYGEDVVLHDVSWKISKGEKWALAGANGSGKSTLLSIITADNPQRFANDFDLFDKKRGGAGASIWDIKQKIGHVSPELHLYFPRNTAVFKTIASGFFDATGVFFKKLNDDQITRVHEVAELLHVQELIGKDFSQLSKGQQRMVLLARALVKNPPLLLLDEPCQGLDTPSIEYFKSVVDTICASDQRTLIYVSHYPHEIPDCVTHFFRLEKGKAVV; translated from the coding sequence ATGTCCTTTGTATCTTTTCAAAACGTATTTGTCCGTAAGTATGATTCGATTGTCTTGTCTGATCTAACCTGGAATATAGAGGATGGTGAAAACTGGGCAATTGTAGGCCCGACAGGCTCAGGTAAAACCACTTTACTGGAAACATTGGTGGGAAAATGGCCGGTTTGGAAAGGTAAAATTGCGTATGGTTGGGGAACGGCTTTAAGGGAAACTGTTGAACTGGTTGCCAATGACTATTCCTTCAACCGGATCGTGAGCGCAGGTGCGGAGTATTATCAGCAACGTTTTCATGCCTATGAGGCCGAGCGTGCCCCCAGCGTGCGTGCAATCCTGACAGACCAGCTGAAACCCGTTGGTACTATTGATGAAAATTCCGTGACACTGGCTCCATCCAAAGTAGACCCAGCCTCGCTTGAACGGGTAAGTGAATTACTTTCGATTACCCATCTGCTGGATCATCCGTTTGTTACCCTCTCCAATGGGGAAACCCGCAGGATGTTGTTGGCCAAATCGCTCTTGAAAAGACCAAAACTGCTTTTACTGGATAATGCCTTTGCAGGTCTGGATGTCCATAGCCGGGAGGTGTTGCGCGAGGCTTTGCAAAAACTTACAAAGGAAGGCGTTCGTGTGGTAATGGCCACCACCGCTACGGAAATACCGGATTGTATCACAAATGTGCTGGAAATCACGAAGGGGACCGTCAGTCATGTTTATACGGCGGAAAAATATAAAGCAATTGCCCAAGGGACAGAACACCTGCCTCAGCCGGATTTGGTAAAACTGAAGGATTTTGGAGCCCCTGCTCATTCCGATTTTGAATACGCGGTCGACCTGCGGAATATCACGGTTAAATACGGGGAGGATGTTGTGCTCCATGATGTAAGCTGGAAAATCAGTAAAGGAGAAAAGTGGGCGCTTGCAGGGGCCAATGGCTCAGGAAAATCTACCTTATTGAGCATTATTACTGCGGATAATCCCCAGCGTTTTGCAAATGATTTTGATCTGTTTGACAAAAAACGGGGCGGTGCAGGTGCTTCCATCTGGGATATCAAGCAAAAAATCGGCCATGTTTCGCCTGAGTTACACCTATACTTTCCGAGGAATACCGCTGTTTTCAAAACCATCGCTTCTGGCTTTTTCGATGCTACCGGTGTTTTTTTTAAAAAGCTGAATGATGATCAGATCACCAGGGTACATGAAGTGGCTGAGCTTCTCCACGTTCAGGAGCTGATCGGAAAGGACTTTTCACAGTTGTCAAAGGGGCAGCAGAGAATGGTACTTCTGGCAAGGGCGTTGGTCAAAAATCCCCCATTGCTGTTGCTGGATGAACCCTGCCAGGGACTGGATACGCCGTCCATCGAATATTTCAAATCTGTGGTAGATACCATTTGTGCCTCCGATCAGCGCACGCTGATTTATGTTTCTCATTATCCTCATGAAATCCCCGATTGCGTAACCCATTTTTTTAGACTGGAAAAGGGAAAAGCAGTGGTGTAA
- a CDS encoding RNA polymerase sigma factor: MNQSTHSSETPDTELLWQRFLNSDVEAFELLMNSYFRDLFHYGSKFSKNQEFVKDSIQDLFLTLWERRSNLSTNIAVKAYLMASLRRMMHRSTLVQNRLHGESADATDEIFDVEFSVEQKYIESESTHLRSLRIRQSLEELPKRQKEVIYLKYFQEMDRTQISEIMGVSPQTVSNLLQIALGQLKKHFKVELLTLFLPYFFI; this comes from the coding sequence ATGAACCAGTCAACTCACTCATCAGAAACTCCGGACACCGAACTCCTCTGGCAACGCTTTCTGAATAGTGATGTAGAAGCGTTCGAGCTCCTGATGAATTCCTACTTCCGGGATCTCTTTCATTACGGAAGCAAATTTTCCAAAAATCAGGAGTTTGTAAAGGATTCTATTCAGGACCTGTTTCTGACTTTATGGGAAAGGCGATCCAATCTCAGTACTAATATTGCCGTCAAAGCCTACCTTATGGCTTCCCTCAGGCGGATGATGCACCGCAGTACCCTGGTACAGAACCGTCTGCACGGAGAATCTGCTGACGCCACGGATGAGATATTTGATGTTGAATTTTCGGTAGAACAAAAATATATTGAATCCGAGTCGACTCATCTGCGATCGCTCCGCATCAGGCAGTCACTGGAAGAACTTCCTAAAAGACAAAAGGAAGTCATATATCTCAAATATTTCCAGGAAATGGACCGCACCCAGATCTCCGAGATCATGGGGGTTTCGCCGCAAACCGTTTCCAATTTACTGCAGATAGCACTCGGCCAGCTCAAAAAGCATTTTAAAGTCGAGTTGTTAACACTTTTTCTTCCCTACTTTTTTATCTGA
- a CDS encoding MmcQ/YjbR family DNA-binding protein — protein sequence MLRAVGRPKIISFVNMVDISIFRQIALSFPEATEEPHFEKTSFRIKKKIFATYNDKENQACVKLSERDQDLFCLSDKLIIFPVPNKWGKQGWTLVSLDKVQENVFLELLTCAYCAVAPEKLALLVRPDAE from the coding sequence ATGTTACGGGCAGTTGGTCGGCCGAAAATAATTTCCTTTGTAAATATGGTGGATATAAGCATTTTCAGGCAGATTGCGCTCAGCTTCCCGGAAGCAACGGAAGAGCCTCATTTTGAAAAAACTTCTTTCAGGATAAAGAAGAAAATATTTGCTACCTACAACGACAAAGAAAACCAGGCCTGTGTGAAACTATCGGAACGGGACCAAGACTTATTTTGCCTTTCGGACAAACTGATTATCTTTCCGGTACCCAACAAATGGGGGAAACAAGGCTGGACACTCGTTTCTCTTGATAAAGTTCAGGAAAATGTCTTTTTGGAACTACTCACTTGTGCCTATTGTGCAGTGGCGCCCGAAAAGTTGGCGTTGCTGGTAAGGCCAGACGCCGAATAA
- a CDS encoding FecR family protein, with amino-acid sequence MNKYKNYRIEDFVWDTSYRLWILSPTRESNLVWERWIEENPGMSETLLAAKDIILSLKVSEPEISDEAIRQSVQAVVGQVNAETKEIAFEPRFSQLHFWLRVAASVTLICSLVWFGNRFYGKKPKTEVAAVVKKDPLPAPAFVEKVNERKSTIRINLEDGSVVTLKKGGKLRYEKHFAKDRREVYLTGGAFFEVAKDPDRPFLVYASELVTKVLGTSFSIEANEGSDNITVEVKTGRVSVFAKSDPEVKQKATNRELSGVVLTPNQKITYNRGEVRLVKSLVENPEVILPKSKSTQFEFEETPASEVFAAIGKAYGIDILYDEELLKDCPLNATLDTQTLHEKLTIICKAVESRYEILDGQIVIYSKGCRN; translated from the coding sequence ATGAATAAATATAAAAATTACAGGATAGAGGATTTCGTTTGGGATACCAGTTACCGGCTCTGGATATTATCTCCCACCAGAGAGAGTAACCTCGTTTGGGAAAGGTGGATAGAAGAGAACCCGGGCATGTCCGAAACGCTCCTGGCAGCGAAAGATATTATCCTTTCCCTGAAGGTATCAGAGCCAGAGATATCGGATGAAGCCATCAGGCAATCTGTTCAGGCGGTTGTGGGTCAGGTCAATGCGGAAACAAAAGAAATTGCTTTCGAACCCCGGTTCTCACAGCTCCATTTCTGGCTTCGGGTAGCGGCTTCCGTCACGCTGATTTGCTCGCTGGTATGGTTTGGTAACCGGTTTTACGGGAAGAAACCAAAAACTGAAGTTGCTGCTGTAGTTAAAAAAGATCCTCTACCTGCCCCGGCTTTTGTTGAAAAAGTGAATGAAAGGAAATCGACGATCAGGATTAATCTGGAAGACGGCAGTGTGGTAACACTGAAAAAAGGAGGAAAACTGAGATATGAAAAACATTTTGCGAAGGACAGACGGGAGGTATATCTCACAGGCGGGGCTTTTTTTGAAGTAGCCAAAGATCCTGACCGTCCTTTTCTGGTCTATGCCAGTGAGCTGGTAACAAAGGTTTTGGGCACCAGTTTTTCCATTGAGGCAAACGAGGGTTCTGATAATATTACTGTGGAGGTGAAAACAGGGCGGGTATCTGTTTTTGCCAAGTCTGACCCTGAGGTGAAGCAAAAGGCCACCAACCGGGAGCTAAGCGGGGTGGTACTCACACCCAACCAGAAAATTACCTACAACCGCGGCGAGGTGAGGCTGGTGAAATCTCTTGTCGAAAACCCGGAAGTTATTCTTCCCAAAAGCAAATCTACTCAATTTGAATTTGAGGAAACACCCGCCAGTGAGGTATTTGCTGCGATCGGTAAGGCTTATGGTATCGATATTCTTTACGACGAAGAGTTGCTGAAAGACTGTCCGTTGAACGCCACTCTTGATACGCAGACGCTCCACGAAAAGCTTACCATTATATGCAAAGCGGTGGAATCACGATACGAGATTCTGGATGGGCAGATCGTGATCTACAGCAAGGGCTGCCGGAATTAA
- a CDS encoding HEAT repeat domain-containing protein, with translation MPGNLKDISDILVQLKSIEHGFKHINDAGSLLLKEPGTHHFDLARQLIEDESYQGRMLGTYMLGVLSPENPAALSILKDTVSKDPNWRVQEMLAKAIDEYARITGYEEALPTLQSWLESDNPNVVRAVIEGLRIWTSRPFFKQHPEVAVYLISQHKADASEYVRKSVGNSLRDISKKFPDLINQETSGWDLSDRRISFTHKLVII, from the coding sequence ATGCCTGGAAACCTGAAAGATATATCAGATATTCTGGTTCAGCTGAAATCCATTGAACACGGCTTCAAACACATTAATGACGCCGGAAGCCTGCTTCTGAAAGAACCCGGGACGCATCATTTTGACCTTGCCCGGCAGCTTATTGAAGATGAAAGTTATCAGGGCCGGATGCTGGGCACCTATATGCTGGGGGTATTATCTCCAGAAAACCCGGCAGCACTGAGCATCTTAAAAGACACTGTCTCAAAAGACCCGAACTGGCGGGTACAGGAAATGCTTGCCAAGGCTATCGATGAATACGCCAGGATAACCGGATACGAAGAAGCTCTTCCGACGTTACAAAGCTGGCTTGAAAGTGACAATCCAAATGTGGTACGTGCTGTCATTGAAGGATTGAGAATCTGGACCAGCCGGCCATTTTTCAAACAGCATCCTGAGGTTGCCGTATATTTGATTAGCCAACACAAAGCAGATGCCAGTGAGTATGTACGGAAATCCGTAGGGAATTCACTCAGAGATATCAGCAAAAAATTCCCTGATTTAATCAATCAGGAAACATCTGGCTGGGATCTTTCCGATAGGCGTATCTCTTTTACACATAAGTTGGTCATCATATAA
- a CDS encoding T9SS type A sorting domain-containing protein, giving the protein MAIYKMQVLWLLFSTVVLHDSSAQITYFDQDFNGGGPYTNPSPDVGQFTDLIETVPSASFAKFENGSMDMIRTLSSGGGSVRVLRTVPFSPNPETLYIQIYMTVKDILVSGNPAMYFYIGENFSRSTFPSNNSLFSRPSITLNESSFIVRDIKTNSNSSNIALNTPVLITWVLNNSNSSTVYKMPESAAVANHSIGSRKYDLWMNDEKVVSGGDSYDSYSPNKLSNFEIRFYQGVGTISIDKILIRDIDGVLPVHFKSFEAKLVNDQVDLFWETELEQEVSHYMVERSTDNINFTKIGELPAAGNLSGYTYAYRDEYPYQGNSYYRISERDRLGKAGITSNSKDIIYYDAGHKAFVYPNPSRDGVVHLKGLHKNFKDYRFSNLLGQEIPHQGRKLSDYEMDIYPVVPLRSGLYFISYHKGIETETIKIVVSE; this is encoded by the coding sequence ATGGCTATTTATAAAATGCAGGTGCTTTGGCTCCTGTTTTCTACTGTGGTCCTGCATGACTCTTCCGCTCAGATCACCTATTTTGATCAGGATTTTAATGGTGGCGGCCCTTACACCAATCCCAGTCCGGATGTTGGGCAGTTTACAGATTTAATAGAGACGGTACCCAGTGCTTCCTTTGCGAAGTTTGAAAATGGAAGTATGGATATGATCCGAACGCTTTCCAGTGGCGGCGGTTCAGTAAGGGTATTGCGAACCGTGCCATTTTCGCCCAATCCTGAAACCTTATATATTCAGATTTACATGACGGTAAAGGACATCTTAGTATCCGGTAACCCTGCCATGTATTTTTATATAGGAGAAAACTTCAGCAGGTCAACTTTCCCGAGTAATAACTCTTTATTTTCCCGGCCATCCATCACACTTAATGAATCGTCATTTATTGTTCGTGACATCAAAACCAATAGCAACAGCAGCAATATTGCACTCAATACGCCTGTACTGATTACCTGGGTATTAAATAACTCGAATTCTTCCACAGTATATAAAATGCCCGAATCAGCTGCGGTAGCCAATCATTCGATCGGCTCCCGAAAGTATGATTTATGGATGAACGATGAAAAAGTTGTTTCCGGAGGAGACTCCTACGACAGTTATTCTCCCAATAAGCTATCAAACTTTGAAATCCGTTTTTACCAGGGTGTCGGTACGATTTCGATTGATAAAATCCTGATCCGTGATATTGATGGCGTGCTCCCGGTTCATTTTAAGTCTTTTGAGGCTAAACTGGTAAATGATCAGGTAGATCTTTTCTGGGAAACGGAGCTGGAGCAGGAGGTGAGTCATTACATGGTAGAGCGCAGTACAGACAACATCAATTTTACAAAGATTGGGGAGTTGCCCGCCGCCGGAAACCTGTCCGGTTATACTTACGCATACCGGGATGAGTATCCCTACCAGGGTAATTCTTACTATCGCATCAGTGAGAGGGACCGCTTAGGTAAAGCAGGTATCACAAGTAACAGCAAGGATATTATTTATTATGATGCGGGGCATAAAGCATTTGTTTATCCCAACCCAAGCCGGGACGGGGTGGTTCACCTGAAAGGGCTGCATAAGAATTTTAAGGATTACAGGTTCTCCAACCTGTTGGGGCAGGAGATACCGCATCAAGGCAGAAAACTGTCTGATTATGAAATGGATATATATCCGGTTGTGCCGCTCCGGTCAGGCCTTTACTTTATCAGTTATCACAAAGGAATAGAGACCGAAACCATTAAAATAGTAGTGTCCGAATGA
- the porQ gene encoding type IX secretion system protein PorQ, producing MRQIRRSLFVLTGFVGLFPFLSMGQIAGGRSTLNFLQLPSQSFNTALGANQVTSNGSDPALYIQNPALLDTVQTDRVSLNLMPYLADTKFVNLAYARQLKRTGGIWSAGLQYLNYGTMAETDDIGNVIGEFRAADYSISAGYGHQLGAFTIGGAVKFVGAAVEAYQVWGLATDWGASFKHPEEDFTAGFVVKNIGFLRRNYSGGEEPVLPLDVRAGVTFKPKYMPLRFSFSVHHLNKFDMVYNDPALFYTYDADGNKISRKVGWAEKAGRHLSLGAEVLIHPQFRLLLGYDHLRRQELRLVNKGALAGFSFGAWLRIKRFEVGYGRAQYTPGFGSSSLSLVMDLRKRR from the coding sequence ATGCGGCAGATCAGGCGGAGTCTTTTTGTATTAACGGGGTTTGTGGGCCTTTTTCCGTTTCTGTCCATGGGGCAGATCGCCGGTGGGAGAAGTACCCTTAACTTCCTGCAGCTTCCCTCGCAATCCTTCAACACCGCTTTAGGCGCTAATCAGGTAACATCCAATGGGAGTGATCCAGCCCTGTATATTCAGAATCCTGCGCTGCTGGATACCGTCCAAACAGACCGGGTTTCGCTCAACCTGATGCCTTATCTGGCGGATACTAAATTTGTTAATCTGGCTTATGCCCGCCAGTTAAAAAGGACGGGAGGAATATGGTCGGCTGGGCTTCAGTATCTGAACTACGGTACGATGGCTGAAACGGACGATATCGGGAATGTGATTGGGGAGTTTCGGGCTGCGGATTACAGTATTTCGGCAGGGTACGGGCACCAGCTTGGCGCATTTACGATAGGCGGGGCGGTCAAATTTGTAGGTGCTGCTGTTGAAGCATACCAGGTTTGGGGGCTGGCAACAGACTGGGGAGCGAGTTTTAAACATCCCGAAGAGGATTTTACAGCCGGTTTTGTGGTGAAGAATATAGGTTTTCTGCGGCGGAATTATTCAGGTGGAGAGGAGCCGGTTTTGCCACTTGATGTCCGCGCCGGTGTTACTTTCAAACCTAAGTATATGCCTTTAAGGTTTTCTTTTTCGGTACATCATCTCAATAAATTCGATATGGTGTACAATGATCCGGCACTTTTTTATACTTACGATGCCGATGGCAATAAAATATCCAGAAAGGTTGGTTGGGCCGAGAAAGCAGGGAGGCATCTTTCACTGGGTGCAGAGGTATTGATCCATCCACAGTTCAGGTTGCTGCTAGGATACGATCATCTCAGAAGGCAGGAGCTGAGGCTTGTAAACAAAGGTGCCCTGGCCGGTTTTTCTTTCGGGGCCTGGTTACGGATCAAGCGGTTCGAGGTCGGGTACGGCCGGGCTCAGTATACCCCCGGCTTTGGAAGCAGCTCCTTGTCTCTGGTAATGGATTTAAGGAAACGGAGGTAA